The genome window GGGAACTTCGAAAGGGGCCGGACGCGATCGGTCAGGAATTGAATCTGGACCATCGCGTCTTCGGAGATCGCCAGCTCGTCCGCATCGCGGCGAAACCGCCAGCGGGAATCCGACGGATCGAACTGTGTGCTGTCGACAACAAGGTTCGTCCCGTTCACCAGCTCAACCGTCTCGTGTCGTCTGGGGACCGGTCTCGTCGTCAGCAGCTCCGGACTGAACAGGATGCCGCGATAGCCGGCTTCCGGAATCTTCGTCTCGCCGACGCTCGACCGGAACTGCAACTCGCCACGATTAAGTCCGACGAACTCCCCCCGCAGGATGTCCCGATTGCTCAGGAACACGACGTCATCCGCGGGCTCCGCGTCACGGGGGCGGGTGGGGAATCGAGAGAGGCGCTCCCCTTCAAGGCGGCGGATCGCGCGGACTTCTTCGAGCGGGACCGGAATCTCGACTGATGTGGGCAAGGAGAGCCGGACGTGAAGCACCTCATCCGCCAGCCGTAGGTCTCCGGCGATCAGGACATCGCCTGCGGTCGTCCAGACACATGATGTCCCCTCCGACTCCGGCTTCCGCGGCGGAAATCCGATCGAAAGGACCTGCTGCCGATCAAAGGTCTTCGCTCCGGACGGTCCCTCGATGGCGATCGCCTCATCCGACCAGCGGACGATCCGGCTCGCGGCCACCGGCGCCGGTTCTCCCCGGACTTCGATCTGCAGCTCGCTCGCCGGCAACGGTGAGGCAACCGCAACGAGGCTGGTGAAGACCACTCCGGCAAGGATTCGGCTGAGCGTCTTGAACGGCTGAACCATGGGTTCCGGTCTTCAATCCAACGACACAGCGGGGCAGGGGAATGAGCAACAGAGCGGCGCCGCGAGCGGCTCACATGTTCTTCTTGGGACGGGGAACACGCCCCTTGCTTCCACCGCCGCGTCCACTCCCTTTGCCGCGGCGGCCTCGCTCCCCGCGCTCCCGCGTACCGGAGGTCGCGAAGCCGGGACGATCGACATCCCCCACGGGAATCGACTCGCCTCCCCTGGCCATCTGCTGCTTGAGCTGATGGACGCGGTCCCGGAGCTGCGCGGCCCGTTCGAACTCCAGGTTCTGCGCCGCCGTGAACATCTCCGATTCGAGCTCGGCGAGGTACTCCTGCGTGACGAACTGCCGCTCGTCGGTCGCCCCCGCCGCCTGCTGGACGATCCGGCGGGCTTCGATCTCCTCTTCGATGCCGCGCTTGATCGCCTTCTTGATCGTCTCCGGCGTGATGCCGTGTTCGGCGTTGTAGGCCATCTGAACCTGCCGGCGGCGGTTCGTTTCGTCGATCGCCTCCTGCATGCTGTCGGTGATGACGTCCGCGTACAGGAACACCTCTGCGTTCACGTTTCTGGCAGAGCGGCCGATCGTCTGGATCAGGCTCGTCGCGCTGCGTAGAAAACCTTCCTTGTCGGCGTCGAGGATGCAGACGAGCGACACTTCGGGAAGGTCGAGGCCTTCCCGGAGCAGGTTCACACCGATCACCGCGTCGAACTTCGCTTCCCGCAACTCGCGGAGAACTTCCACGCGCTCGATTGCGTCCAGCTCCGAGTGCAGCCACTCGCAGCGGATCCCTTCTTCTTTGAGATAGCTGACGAGGTCTTCCGAGAGCCGCTTCGTCAGGGCGGTGACGAGCGTCCGCTCGCCGCGGGCGGCGCGGATCCGGATCTGTTCGATGAGGTGGGGGACCTGGCCGCGGGCGGGGTGGATGTGGACCACGGGATCGACGAGTCCGGTCGGCCGGATGATCTGCTCGACGATCTGGCCTTCCGCCTGATCCAGTTCCCAGTCGGCCGGCGTGGCGGAGACGAAGACCGCCTGCCCGCGGCGGGCGTTCCACTCCTCGAACTTGAGCGGACGGTTGTCGAGCGCCATCGGGAGGCGGAACCCATGGTCGACCAGCGTCGTCTTGCGGGCCTGGTCGCCGTTGTACATCGCCCGGACCTGCGGGACCGTGACGTGCGACTCGTCCACGAACAGCAGGAAGTCATCGGGAAAGAAGTCGTACAGCGTCGCCGGCGGCTCGCCAGGGCGGCGTTTGGCCAGGGCCCTCGAGTAGTTTTCGATTCCGGGGCAGTAGCCGATCTCGCGGAGGAGCTCCAGGTCGTGCCGCGCGCGGGCGGAAAGCCGCTGGGCTTCGAGGAGTTTTCCTTCTTTCTGGAACTTGGCGAGCTGCTGGTTCAGTTCCTCCTCGATCTCGCCGACCGCGTCGTCGATCCGGTTCTGGGGGAGAACGAAGTGCTTGGCCGGGTAGATATAGACGTCGTTCTGCGGCTTGGAATTCTCGCCGCTGACGGGGTTCACGATCGAGAGTTTTTCGATCTCGTCTCCCCAGAGTTCGACGCGATACGCAAACTCCTCATAGGCGGGCCAGATCTCGATGACGTCGCCGCGGACGCGGAACTTGCCGCGGCTGAAGTCGATGTCGTTCCGCTCGTATTGGATGTCGATCAGCTGGCGGAGCATCTCATCGCGGTCGATCGATTCCCCCACGCGGAGGGGGATCATCATCTCGATGTAGTCCTTCGGCGAACCGAGGCCGTAGATACAGGAGACGCTGGCGATGACGATCGTGTCGCGGCGGGAGACGAGGGCGCTCGTCGCAAGGAGGCGAAGGCGGTCGATCTCCTCGTTGATCGAGGCGTCCTTCTCGATGTAGATGTCCCGCTGGGGGATGTAGGCTTCGGGCTGGTAGTAGTCGTAGTAGCTGACGAAGTAGGCGACGGCGTTGTTGGGGAAGAACTCTTTGAATTCGCTGTAGAGCTGTGCGGCAAGGGTCTTGTTGTGGGCCAGGACCAGTGCCGGCCGCTGGAGCTGGGCAATGACGTTCGCCATGGTGAACGTCTTGCCGGTGCCGGTGGCGCCGAGGAGGACCTGGGAGCGTTGTCCGGAGCGGAGGTTATGGACGAGGGATTCGATGGCCCTGGGCTGAT of Planctomyces sp. SH-PL14 contains these proteins:
- the uvrB gene encoding excinuclease ABC subunit UvrB encodes the protein MPQFELNSEFAPAGDQPRAIESLVHNLRSGQRSQVLLGATGTGKTFTMANVIAQLQRPALVLAHNKTLAAQLYSEFKEFFPNNAVAYFVSYYDYYQPEAYIPQRDIYIEKDASINEEIDRLRLLATSALVSRRDTIVIASVSCIYGLGSPKDYIEMMIPLRVGESIDRDEMLRQLIDIQYERNDIDFSRGKFRVRGDVIEIWPAYEEFAYRVELWGDEIEKLSIVNPVSGENSKPQNDVYIYPAKHFVLPQNRIDDAVGEIEEELNQQLAKFQKEGKLLEAQRLSARARHDLELLREIGYCPGIENYSRALAKRRPGEPPATLYDFFPDDFLLFVDESHVTVPQVRAMYNGDQARKTTLVDHGFRLPMALDNRPLKFEEWNARRGQAVFVSATPADWELDQAEGQIVEQIIRPTGLVDPVVHIHPARGQVPHLIEQIRIRAARGERTLVTALTKRLSEDLVSYLKEEGIRCEWLHSELDAIERVEVLRELREAKFDAVIGVNLLREGLDLPEVSLVCILDADKEGFLRSATSLIQTIGRSARNVNAEVFLYADVITDSMQEAIDETNRRRQVQMAYNAEHGITPETIKKAIKRGIEEEIEARRIVQQAAGATDERQFVTQEYLAELESEMFTAAQNLEFERAAQLRDRVHQLKQQMARGGESIPVGDVDRPGFATSGTRERGERGRRGKGSGRGGGSKGRVPRPKKNM
- a CDS encoding NPCBM/NEW2 domain-containing protein; amino-acid sequence: MVQPFKTLSRILAGVVFTSLVAVASPLPASELQIEVRGEPAPVAASRIVRWSDEAIAIEGPSGAKTFDRQQVLSIGFPPRKPESEGTSCVWTTAGDVLIAGDLRLADEVLHVRLSLPTSVEIPVPLEEVRAIRRLEGERLSRFPTRPRDAEPADDVVFLSNRDILRGEFVGLNRGELQFRSSVGETKIPEAGYRGILFSPELLTTRPVPRRHETVELVNGTNLVVDSTQFDPSDSRWRFRRDADELAISEDAMVQIQFLTDRVRPLSKFPPVAIRRTPFLPGLSEVAEADSPAAPPVAVIGGRALCQGLAGTGRTRWEFEIPPTAAEFRSSIGLPDQVGAAGSARFRIELDGVDAYRSDLLRGGGTRQRVPPVSLAGKKRLALVVDYGENWDVLNEGVWIDPLVLFEAAAR